In one Komagataeibacter sp. FNDCR2 genomic region, the following are encoded:
- a CDS encoding TetR/AcrR family transcriptional regulator: MGITADHSGRTQAEDGPLSGASAAKRQQILAGAARVFAEKGYEGASMSGIARDAGVSKGTLYNYFDSKATLFSAFVEQCACEKLPLLFRRIDEGANLTESLEHLAVAMIRLLTSPLSLMLNRIIISEAAKFPTLAETFWAHGPQKAIDIFAAWLMQHNDAGVLNIPDPVFAAEQFYALCQTRIAARARLQLPVNTDQAHIDFIARSAVRTFLNAYLRDASHLPPLVMEPRPGRD, translated from the coding sequence ATGGGCATCACGGCAGACCATTCAGGCAGGACGCAGGCGGAAGACGGCCCGCTCTCGGGTGCCTCTGCCGCCAAGCGCCAGCAGATACTGGCCGGTGCCGCGCGTGTTTTTGCTGAAAAGGGGTATGAAGGCGCAAGCATGTCCGGCATCGCGCGCGATGCCGGGGTGTCCAAGGGGACGCTGTATAATTACTTCGACAGCAAGGCCACGCTGTTCTCCGCCTTTGTGGAACAGTGCGCGTGCGAAAAGCTGCCCCTGCTGTTCCGGCGGATAGACGAGGGGGCGAACCTTACGGAATCGCTGGAGCATCTGGCGGTGGCCATGATCAGGCTGCTGACATCGCCGCTGTCGCTCATGCTCAACCGGATCATCATTTCCGAAGCCGCCAAATTCCCCACCCTGGCCGAGACGTTCTGGGCCCATGGCCCGCAGAAGGCCATCGACATCTTCGCCGCATGGCTCATGCAGCATAATGACGCCGGCGTGCTGAATATTCCCGACCCCGTTTTCGCGGCCGAGCAGTTCTATGCCCTGTGCCAGACCCGCATCGCGGCGCGGGCGCGGCTGCAACTGCCGGTCAATACGGATCAGGCGCATATTGACTTCATCGCCCGTTCCGCCGTGCGGACGTTCCTCAATGCCTATCTGCGCGATGCATCGCATCTGCCGCCGCTTGTCATGGAACCCCGGCCCGGCAGGGACTGA
- a CDS encoding TonB-dependent receptor, with product MLRLWFFPHPLSPAVLAAMTCLTPLAVAMAQGVAVDTPSTSTTPAQAGGNGLTQPSSAPETMTVTARLDRARLQLQPSTGATVHAFSRKALETIPGGDNAGLNSVLLQAPGVAQDSYGQIHVRGDHNEVQFRLDGVQLPEGMNVFGQTLMTRFADNLSLTTGALPVEYGFLQAGVVDITTKNGATNKGGNISVYGGARDYFFPSAQYGGQYGKWDYFLTADYVHDRVGIENTTPSFNAPHDLSNQYHFLGHLRYTVDENTRISLIAGVSNAQYQLPNIGGQPLFGDNYSSLLPHAPQSGDLNERQKEITDFGILSLQKDIGAFSLQTSVFSRYSSLGYSPDPNGGDLAYMGISQHAERSVMSTGAQSDVTWRVRPDHTIRFGFQVFAERNITKADATVFDARDQMVNIHTGNGRTGDIYGLYAQDEWRPLRNVTLNYGLRFDGVGEYTDEHQLSPRINVVWRAWKGATLHAGYSRYFTPPPFEVVGGTDLRQFATTSGAAPSGGSGTVRAERDHYFDAGIEQVLMPGWRVSFDAYYKLAHNLIDEGQFGAPIILSGFNYRRGQVNGYEFATSYDHGPLSLYGNMAWSRAIGKDITSAQFNFASGDLAYISQHWVHLDHDQRWTASAGGAYTFFYRTGHPTRLSATMVYGSGLRQDTDVPNGGVVPQYATFNMALVQSFRDLFHSPFFRTTQLRLDVTNLFDHPYMLRSGTGIGVGAPQYGLRRTILTGISQDF from the coding sequence ATGCTGCGTTTATGGTTTTTCCCCCATCCCCTCTCTCCCGCCGTGCTGGCGGCCATGACCTGCCTGACCCCGCTTGCGGTGGCCATGGCGCAGGGCGTGGCGGTCGACACACCATCCACGTCCACCACCCCCGCGCAGGCTGGGGGGAACGGGTTGACGCAACCCTCCTCCGCGCCCGAGACCATGACGGTCACGGCCCGGCTGGACCGGGCGCGCCTGCAATTGCAGCCTTCCACCGGGGCCACGGTCCACGCCTTCAGCCGCAAGGCGCTTGAAACCATTCCCGGCGGGGATAACGCGGGCCTGAACAGCGTGCTGTTGCAGGCCCCCGGCGTGGCGCAGGACAGCTACGGGCAGATCCATGTGCGCGGCGACCATAACGAGGTGCAGTTCCGGCTGGATGGCGTGCAGCTACCCGAGGGCATGAATGTGTTCGGCCAGACGCTGATGACCCGCTTTGCCGATAACCTCTCGCTCACCACCGGGGCGCTGCCGGTCGAATACGGGTTCCTGCAGGCGGGCGTGGTGGACATCACCACCAAGAACGGCGCGACCAACAAAGGCGGCAATATCTCGGTTTACGGCGGCGCGCGGGATTATTTCTTCCCCTCCGCACAGTATGGCGGGCAGTACGGGAAGTGGGATTATTTCCTGACCGCCGATTACGTGCATGACCGGGTGGGGATCGAGAACACGACCCCGTCGTTCAATGCGCCGCATGACCTGAGCAACCAGTACCATTTCCTCGGGCATCTGCGCTATACGGTGGATGAAAACACCCGGATCAGCCTGATCGCCGGGGTTTCGAACGCGCAGTACCAGTTGCCCAATATCGGCGGCCAGCCCCTGTTTGGCGATAATTACAGCAGCCTGCTGCCCCATGCGCCACAGAGCGGTGACCTGAACGAACGCCAGAAGGAAATCACTGATTTCGGCATCCTGTCGCTACAGAAGGATATCGGGGCGTTCAGCCTGCAGACATCGGTTTTCTCCCGCTACAGCAGCCTTGGTTACAGCCCCGACCCCAATGGGGGTGACCTGGCCTATATGGGCATAAGCCAGCATGCCGAACGCTCGGTCATGTCCACCGGCGCCCAGAGCGACGTGACATGGCGGGTCCGGCCCGACCATACCATCCGTTTCGGTTTTCAGGTCTTTGCCGAGCGGAATATAACCAAGGCCGACGCCACGGTGTTCGACGCGCGGGACCAGATGGTCAACATTCACACCGGCAATGGCCGCACGGGCGATATCTATGGCCTGTATGCGCAGGATGAATGGCGGCCGCTGCGTAACGTGACCCTCAATTACGGCCTGCGTTTTGACGGCGTGGGCGAATATACCGATGAGCACCAGCTCAGCCCGCGCATCAACGTGGTCTGGCGCGCATGGAAGGGGGCGACGCTGCATGCGGGATATTCACGCTACTTCACGCCGCCGCCGTTCGAGGTCGTGGGCGGGACGGACCTGCGGCAGTTCGCCACTACGTCCGGCGCCGCGCCGTCCGGGGGAAGCGGGACGGTGCGCGCCGAGCGCGACCACTACTTCGATGCCGGGATCGAGCAGGTTCTCATGCCGGGCTGGCGCGTCTCGTTCGATGCCTATTACAAGCTGGCCCATAACCTGATCGATGAAGGACAGTTCGGCGCGCCCATCATCCTGTCCGGCTTCAATTACCGGCGCGGGCAGGTGAACGGGTATGAATTCGCCACGTCCTACGATCACGGGCCGCTTTCGCTCTATGGCAACATGGCGTGGTCCCGGGCGATCGGGAAGGACATTACCAGCGCGCAGTTCAATTTCGCGTCCGGTGACCTGGCCTATATCAGCCAGCACTGGGTGCATCTGGACCATGACCAGCGGTGGACCGCCTCGGCCGGGGGGGCCTACACGTTCTTTTACCGCACGGGCCATCCCACCCGGCTGTCGGCCACCATGGTTTATGGCAGCGGGCTGCGGCAGGATACGGACGTTCCCAATGGCGGCGTGGTGCCGCAATACGCCACGTTCAACATGGCGCTGGTGCAGTCCTTTCGGGATCTGTTCCATTCCCCGTTTTTCCGCACCACGCAGTTGCGGCTGGATGTCACCAACCTGTTCGATCACCCCTACATGCTGCGCAGTGGCACCGGCATCGGGGTGGGGGCGCCGCAATATGGCCTGCGCCGCACGATCCTGACCGGAATATCGCAGGATTTCTGA
- a CDS encoding ammonium transporter, whose translation MTSLPAMAADAAPPAIDTGDTAWMLVSTALVLMMTIPGLGLFYAGMVRKKNVLATLMQSFAICCIMTVVWMMLGYSLAFTSGNAYIGGLSRVMLNGLGAGISKGSDVAFTMAAGTPAAVAMTIPESVFMTFQMTFAIITPALIAGAFAERMKFSALCVFTIAWSLLVYVPIAHWVWGPDGWVAGKIGAIDFAGGTVVHINAGIAGLVAALVIGRRKGYGVDDLSPYNLTYAVIGASLLWVGWFGFNAGSAVGANGRAGMAMATTQIATAGAGVAWMCAEWLKTGKPTVLGIISGAVAGLVAITPAAGFVLPGGALLIGLVAGVVCFWGATTLKHLMGYDDSLDAFGVHGIGGIVGALLTGVFAYGPLSATDASPDGVSGSFAQFLAQAESVGVTIVWCGVLTFVILKIVDLTIGLRVSADEEMEGLDMALHGERINS comes from the coding sequence ATGACCAGCCTGCCCGCCATGGCGGCCGACGCGGCCCCCCCCGCGATCGACACCGGCGATACCGCATGGATGCTGGTCAGCACGGCGCTCGTGCTGATGATGACCATTCCGGGCCTGGGCCTGTTCTATGCCGGCATGGTCCGCAAGAAAAACGTGCTTGCGACGCTTATGCAGTCGTTTGCGATCTGCTGCATCATGACCGTGGTGTGGATGATGCTGGGCTACAGCCTGGCCTTTACTTCGGGCAACGCCTATATCGGCGGCCTGTCGCGGGTCATGCTCAACGGGCTGGGCGCTGGCATTTCCAAGGGTTCGGACGTGGCCTTCACCATGGCGGCGGGCACGCCCGCGGCCGTGGCCATGACCATCCCCGAGAGCGTGTTCATGACGTTCCAGATGACATTCGCGATCATCACCCCGGCCCTGATTGCCGGTGCGTTCGCCGAACGGATGAAGTTCAGCGCCCTGTGCGTGTTCACCATCGCCTGGTCGCTGCTGGTCTATGTGCCCATCGCCCACTGGGTGTGGGGACCGGACGGATGGGTCGCGGGCAAGATCGGCGCCATTGACTTCGCCGGTGGCACGGTCGTGCATATCAATGCCGGTATCGCCGGTCTTGTCGCGGCCCTGGTGATCGGGCGGCGCAAGGGCTACGGCGTTGATGACCTGTCTCCCTACAACCTGACCTATGCCGTGATCGGCGCGTCCCTGCTGTGGGTTGGCTGGTTCGGCTTCAACGCCGGGTCCGCCGTCGGCGCGAATGGCCGTGCGGGCATGGCCATGGCCACGACCCAGATCGCGACGGCGGGCGCCGGTGTCGCATGGATGTGCGCCGAATGGCTGAAGACCGGCAAGCCCACGGTGCTGGGCATCATTTCCGGCGCGGTGGCGGGCCTTGTGGCCATTACGCCCGCGGCGGGCTTCGTGCTGCCCGGCGGCGCGCTGCTGATCGGCCTTGTGGCCGGTGTGGTCTGCTTCTGGGGTGCGACAACGCTGAAGCACCTGATGGGCTATGATGACAGCCTCGATGCGTTTGGCGTGCATGGCATTGGCGGTATTGTCGGCGCGCTGCTGACCGGCGTGTTCGCCTATGGCCCGCTTTCCGCCACCGACGCCAGCCCCGATGGTGTCAGCGGGTCGTTCGCGCAGTTCCTGGCGCAGGCGGAATCCGTGGGTGTCACCATCGTATGGTGTGGTGTGCTGACCTTCGTGATCCTGAAGATCGTGGACCTGACGATCGGCCTGCGTGTCTCCGCGGATGAGGAAATGGAAGGCCTCGACATGGCCCTGCATGGTGAGCGGATCAACTCCTGA
- a CDS encoding aromatic ring-hydroxylating dioxygenase subunit alpha, with protein MTQTTPAAETVLSEWHVISPLSHLRAMPTDTMLLDRHITFGHHPDGTPFACDVADRRALPVQARHGCLWTCLGTPDGDVPAIVEATEPDRRVVDCGVFTVRTSAPRIIENFLDMAHFPFVHTNILGAEPDTEVARYTIELRENGNEVWATDCHFYQPQAALSAAGGIETEYLYRVAGPFVTLLYKTCPTQPGRFDVITLFVQPMTQECSRAHPVMFLIDDVSPQADLIQFQQTIFLQDRIILENQRPRRLPIAGGAEVPTMADRMSVAYRRWLRDRGVTYGTTS; from the coding sequence ATGACACAGACCACCCCAGCCGCCGAAACCGTTCTGTCCGAATGGCATGTGATCAGCCCGCTGTCGCACCTGCGCGCCATGCCAACCGACACCATGCTGCTGGACCGGCACATCACCTTTGGCCACCACCCGGACGGAACACCCTTCGCCTGTGACGTGGCGGACAGGCGCGCCCTGCCCGTGCAGGCGCGCCATGGCTGCCTGTGGACCTGCCTTGGCACGCCCGACGGCGATGTCCCCGCCATTGTCGAGGCCACGGAGCCGGACCGCAGGGTCGTGGACTGCGGCGTGTTCACCGTGCGGACCTCCGCCCCGCGCATTATCGAGAATTTTCTCGACATGGCGCATTTTCCCTTCGTCCACACCAACATCCTCGGGGCCGAGCCGGATACGGAAGTCGCGCGCTACACCATAGAACTGCGCGAAAACGGGAACGAGGTCTGGGCCACGGACTGCCATTTCTACCAGCCGCAGGCCGCCCTTTCCGCCGCCGGGGGCATAGAGACCGAATACCTGTACCGCGTGGCCGGCCCGTTCGTGACGCTGCTGTACAAGACCTGCCCCACCCAGCCCGGGCGCTTTGATGTCATCACCCTGTTCGTCCAGCCCATGACACAGGAATGCAGCCGCGCGCATCCGGTCATGTTCCTGATTGACGATGTCTCGCCCCAGGCCGACCTGATCCAGTTCCAGCAGACCATCTTCCTGCAGGACCGCATCATACTGGAGAACCAGCGCCCGCGCCGCCTGCCCATTGCCGGTGGGGCGGAAGTGCCCACCATGGCCGATCGCATGTCGGTGGCGTACCGGCGCTGGCTGCGCGACCGTGGGGTGACGTACGGCACGACGTCGTGA
- a CDS encoding Rieske (2Fe-2S) protein — MHRWHPVSVVSDIRRGEVAGVRIGGREVVLWREDSAASTLHAWEDRCPHRGMRLSFGFVRGDGLGCLYHGWQFGPAARCRLIPAHPQVRVPASIHVAAYGVREGAGLVWVSLEAAEDFPLHAPWGPDAITPVRSMHVRAGVTHLRHAIGGAENMPVVWRGPVGLAVHEPVAGQAMLHVVRAAGAEGPSAPFLSRWAERLRDAVECGGETAPVMGELA; from the coding sequence ATGCACAGATGGCATCCGGTCAGTGTCGTGTCGGATATACGCCGTGGCGAGGTCGCGGGCGTGCGCATTGGCGGGCGTGAGGTCGTGCTGTGGCGCGAGGACAGCGCCGCCTCCACCCTCCATGCGTGGGAGGACCGCTGCCCGCATCGCGGCATGCGGCTCAGTTTCGGTTTTGTGCGCGGCGACGGGCTGGGCTGCCTGTACCATGGCTGGCAGTTCGGTCCCGCCGCGCGGTGCAGGCTGATCCCGGCCCATCCGCAGGTGCGCGTGCCCGCCTCGATCCATGTGGCGGCCTATGGCGTGCGTGAGGGGGCCGGTCTGGTCTGGGTCAGCCTGGAAGCGGCGGAGGACTTTCCCCTGCATGCGCCGTGGGGGCCGGATGCGATAACGCCGGTGCGCAGCATGCATGTCCGCGCGGGTGTCACGCATCTGCGTCACGCGATCGGCGGGGCGGAAAACATGCCCGTGGTCTGGCGTGGCCCCGTCGGCCTGGCGGTGCATGAGCCGGTCGCGGGGCAGGCCATGCTGCATGTGGTGCGGGCGGCGGGGGCGGAGGGGCCATCCGCTCCCTTCCTTTCGCGCTGGGCCGAACGCCTGCGCGATGCGGTGGAATGTGGGGGCGAGACGGCCCCGGTCATGGGAGAACTGGCGTGA
- a CDS encoding chloride channel protein, whose product MSAPVSSPSPSTTTSPWPVLAVAVIGTGVLSGLGGTALSLLLHMIQHLAYGYGQAGGPHNFLQGVSAAPAWRRVAALCAAGLVAGVGWWALGRFGQPLISIAASVGKTGPGKPMPPLSTLVHVLLQIVTVALGSPLGREVAPRELGAVLATGMGRVLRLAADDRRIIIACGAGAGLSAVYNVPLGGALFILEVLLAQVGQRAVMCAVGASAIGAFVPWAVLGNVHQYEIGPMVVTPAVMVWALCAGPVIGIGAHGVKRLAGVAQNHAARGVGRVGWCLVVFPLMGVLTCFYPQLPGNGRGPMQLALSAQLGMELAATLLVLKILVIMGALRAGAAGGLLTPSLTMGALLASVLAAGWNLWFPAVDVGTTALLGGIAFLGTFMAMPLTALALGIEFTHVGHDMWVPIFLTSAGALLAFRICARVGGPMAAQSQPHAPGSMSARS is encoded by the coding sequence ATGAGCGCACCCGTTTCCTCCCCGTCCCCTTCCACCACAACATCCCCATGGCCGGTGCTGGCTGTCGCGGTCATTGGCACGGGCGTCCTGTCCGGGCTGGGGGGCACGGCGCTTTCGCTGCTGCTGCACATGATCCAGCACCTGGCCTATGGCTACGGGCAGGCGGGGGGACCGCATAACTTCCTTCAGGGGGTCAGCGCGGCGCCGGCGTGGCGGCGGGTCGCGGCCCTGTGCGCGGCCGGTCTCGTGGCCGGTGTGGGCTGGTGGGCGCTGGGGCGGTTTGGCCAGCCGCTCATCAGCATCGCCGCCAGCGTGGGCAAAACGGGGCCGGGCAAGCCCATGCCCCCCCTTTCCACACTGGTGCATGTGCTGCTCCAGATCGTGACGGTGGCGCTGGGTTCGCCACTGGGGCGCGAGGTCGCGCCGCGTGAACTGGGGGCGGTGCTGGCCACCGGCATGGGGCGCGTGCTGCGGCTTGCGGCGGATGACCGGCGCATCATCATCGCCTGTGGCGCGGGGGCGGGGCTTTCAGCCGTCTATAACGTGCCGCTGGGGGGCGCGCTGTTCATACTGGAAGTACTGCTGGCGCAGGTGGGACAGCGCGCGGTGATGTGCGCGGTCGGGGCATCGGCCATCGGGGCCTTCGTGCCGTGGGCGGTGCTGGGCAATGTGCACCAGTACGAAATCGGGCCGATGGTGGTGACGCCCGCCGTCATGGTGTGGGCGCTGTGCGCGGGGCCGGTCATCGGTATCGGCGCGCATGGGGTCAAGCGGCTGGCGGGCGTGGCGCAGAACCACGCGGCGCGCGGTGTCGGGCGTGTGGGGTGGTGTCTTGTGGTGTTTCCCCTCATGGGGGTGCTGACATGCTTTTACCCGCAACTGCCCGGTAACGGGCGCGGGCCCATGCAACTGGCGCTTTCGGCGCAACTGGGCATGGAACTGGCCGCGACCCTGCTGGTGCTGAAAATCCTTGTCATCATGGGGGCGCTGCGCGCCGGTGCGGCGGGCGGGCTGCTCACGCCCAGCCTGACCATGGGCGCGCTGCTGGCCAGCGTGCTGGCGGCGGGGTGGAACCTGTGGTTCCCGGCGGTGGATGTGGGTACGACGGCGCTGCTGGGCGGGATCGCCTTTCTGGGCACGTTCATGGCCATGCCGCTTACGGCGCTGGCGCTGGGCATCGAGTTCACGCATGTCGGCCATGACATGTGGGTGCCGATTTTCCTGACCTCCGCCGGGGCGCTGCTGGCCTTTCGCATCTGCGCGCGCGTGGGCGGGCCAATGGCGGCCCAGTCGCAGCCGCACGCGCCGGGCAGCATGTCGGCCCGGTCCTGA
- a CDS encoding glutathione S-transferase family protein → MDMVLYDWTPDVRCYAVRLGLSLMGVEYRTVAVDMDLPAARHMAALAGGLCPPVLECGGQYLSRPANIVHFVARQPAVARAWLDPACEWAILDWLDFGAGALDTLAASRGGALGTTEPVAPATGALDTALRRMEDHMSARALDGHDWFAAPAASIADVVLFVVFALSADVGVERDTCPALRRWARRLRALPGFTVMPGVPDYA, encoded by the coding sequence ATGGATATGGTCCTGTATGACTGGACGCCGGATGTGCGCTGCTATGCCGTGCGCCTTGGCCTGTCGCTCATGGGGGTGGAATACCGCACGGTCGCGGTGGACATGGACCTGCCTGCCGCCCGCCATATGGCGGCGCTGGCGGGGGGCTTGTGCCCGCCCGTGCTGGAATGTGGGGGGCAGTACCTGTCGCGGCCTGCCAACATTGTGCATTTTGTCGCCCGCCAGCCCGCCGTGGCGCGGGCGTGGCTCGACCCCGCCTGTGAATGGGCCATCCTGGACTGGCTGGATTTCGGGGCTGGCGCGCTCGATACGCTGGCCGCCAGCCGTGGGGGCGCGCTGGGCACCACCGAGCCCGTCGCGCCCGCCACCGGCGCGCTGGATACGGCACTGCGCCGGATGGAAGACCACATGAGCGCGCGCGCGCTGGACGGCCATGACTGGTTCGCCGCCCCTGCCGCCAGCATTGCCGATGTGGTGCTGTTCGTGGTGTTCGCGCTGTCGGCCGATGTCGGGGTGGAGCGCGATACCTGCCCCGCGCTGCGGCGGTGGGCCCGCAGGCTGCGCGCGCTGCCGGGGTTCACGGTCATGCCCGGCGTGCCGGATTACGCCTGA
- a CDS encoding P-II family nitrogen regulator → MKFVIAIIKPFKLDEVREGLHSIGVDALTATEVKGYGRQKGQTEIYRGAEYNIQFLPKIKLEIAVPDALCEKVVDVIQTAACTGKIGDGKIFVLDLEQAIRIRTQETGENAL, encoded by the coding sequence ATGAAATTCGTTATTGCCATCATCAAGCCATTCAAGCTCGATGAGGTACGCGAAGGGTTGCACTCCATCGGTGTCGATGCACTGACCGCAACCGAGGTGAAGGGATATGGCCGCCAGAAAGGCCAGACCGAGATCTATCGCGGTGCCGAATACAACATTCAGTTTCTGCCCAAGATCAAGCTTGAGATCGCGGTGCCGGACGCCCTGTGCGAAAAGGTGGTGGACGTGATCCAGACCGCCGCATGCACCGGCAAGATTGGCGATGGAAAGATTTTTGTTCTCGATCTTGAACAGGCAATACGGATCAGAACGCAGGAAACCGGAGAAAACGCACTGTGA